In Brevibacillus brevis, a genomic segment contains:
- a CDS encoding 3-hydroxyacyl-CoA dehydrogenase family protein: protein MTTANKTVLLTGDSPLHAELHTLLAASGYRVVSLEEGEAEPEAVYLALEVNNLDLEEKRKQLGDLDRILPSSVPIVATSLAVTATEAASWTRYPERVCGFGTLVPLTERELFEVAPALQTEQAALEATVALFQSLGKETEVVEDEVGLVFPRILSLIINEAAFALMERAATPEDIDTAMKKGTNYPYGPLEWADRIGLDEIYAISRGLQRDLAEERYRTAPLLRKLVLAKRFGVRSGQGFYMYQGKE from the coding sequence ATGACTACAGCAAATAAGACGGTATTGCTCACCGGGGACAGCCCGCTGCATGCGGAGCTGCATACCCTCCTTGCCGCAAGCGGCTATCGAGTCGTCTCGCTCGAGGAAGGCGAGGCAGAGCCGGAGGCGGTCTATCTCGCACTGGAAGTGAACAATCTCGATTTGGAGGAGAAAAGGAAGCAGCTCGGCGATCTGGACCGCATTTTGCCATCTTCCGTGCCGATTGTGGCTACGTCTTTGGCGGTCACGGCGACGGAGGCGGCTTCCTGGACACGGTATCCGGAGCGTGTATGCGGCTTCGGCACGCTGGTGCCGCTCACAGAGCGAGAGCTGTTTGAGGTGGCTCCTGCGCTGCAGACAGAACAAGCAGCTCTGGAGGCGACCGTAGCGTTGTTTCAGTCCCTTGGCAAAGAAACGGAAGTGGTCGAGGATGAAGTCGGACTCGTGTTTCCGCGCATTCTTTCCTTGATCATCAACGAGGCGGCGTTCGCGCTGATGGAAAGGGCGGCTACTCCGGAGGACATCGATACCGCCATGAAAAAAGGCACGAACTATCCGTACGGTCCTCTGGAATGGGCGGACCGGATCGGCCTGGACGAGATTTACGCCATTTCCCGCGGCTTGCAGCGCGACCTGGCGGAAGAGCGCTACCGCACAGCGCCGCTCTTGCGAAAGCTGGTGCTGGCCAAGCGGTTCGGGGTGCGCAGCGGCCAGGGATTTTACATGTACCAAGGAAAGGAGTGA
- the ctaD gene encoding cytochrome c oxidase subunit I, producing MSAHASHAPKRSGLWDWLTTVDHKKIAILYLIAGGIFFLAGGFEALLIRLQLMYPESSVVGAKTFNELITMHGTTMIFLAAMPIIFALMNAVVPLQIGARDVAFPFVNSLGFWLFFFGGVLLNTSWFLGGAPDAGWTSYTTLALNQFSGHGVDFYVLGLQIAGLGTLIGGINFLVTIINMRAPGMTFMRMPMFTWASFVTSGLILFAFPAITVGLVLLMFDRLFGGNFFNPDAGGNVVIWEHIFWIFGHPEVYILILPAFGVISEVISTFARKRLFGYSSMVFATALIGFLGFMVWAHHMFTTGLGAIANTLFGLATMLIAVPTGIKIFNWLLTMWGGQIRFTTANLWAVGFIPTFTIGGMTGVMLAIPPADYQYHDSYFVVAHFHYVIVGGLVFGLFSGLYYWWPKMFGKLLNETLGKWNFWTFFIGFHLTFFPQHFLGLMGMPRRVFTYLKDQNLDLGNFISTIGAFGMTIGTILFVVNIFVTAASSKRAPADPWDGRSLEWAIPSPPPEYNFAQTPLVRGLDAFWIEKVAGNKGMTPAEPLGDIHMPSPSFLPFLMSVGLFIAGYGFMYHNYVVVVIGLLVTFACMFTRSVKDDPGYHIHEDEIEEKGVKA from the coding sequence GTGTCTGCACATGCTTCTCACGCACCAAAGCGCTCAGGGCTGTGGGATTGGCTCACAACAGTGGACCATAAGAAAATCGCGATCCTGTACTTGATTGCCGGTGGGATTTTCTTCCTGGCTGGCGGTTTTGAGGCCCTGTTGATTCGTCTGCAATTGATGTATCCGGAGTCTTCCGTCGTGGGTGCCAAGACGTTTAACGAACTGATCACCATGCACGGCACCACAATGATCTTCCTGGCAGCGATGCCGATTATCTTTGCTCTGATGAACGCGGTTGTTCCTCTGCAAATCGGGGCTCGCGACGTGGCGTTCCCGTTTGTGAACTCGCTCGGCTTCTGGCTCTTCTTCTTCGGGGGAGTCCTGCTGAACACCAGCTGGTTCCTGGGTGGAGCTCCCGATGCCGGTTGGACCTCGTATACGACTTTGGCATTGAACCAATTCAGCGGCCACGGTGTAGACTTCTACGTACTTGGTCTGCAGATCGCCGGTCTCGGTACGCTGATCGGTGGTATCAACTTCCTGGTTACGATCATCAACATGCGCGCTCCAGGCATGACATTCATGCGCATGCCGATGTTTACCTGGGCGTCCTTCGTGACTTCCGGTTTGATTCTCTTCGCATTCCCGGCGATTACCGTCGGCCTGGTTCTGTTGATGTTCGACCGTCTGTTCGGCGGTAACTTCTTCAACCCGGATGCGGGTGGTAACGTTGTCATCTGGGAGCACATCTTCTGGATCTTCGGTCACCCCGAGGTATACATCCTGATTCTCCCGGCATTCGGTGTGATTTCTGAAGTCATCTCTACATTTGCGAGAAAGCGCCTGTTCGGTTACAGCTCCATGGTATTCGCGACTGCGCTGATCGGCTTCCTCGGCTTCATGGTGTGGGCGCACCACATGTTCACTACAGGGCTAGGCGCCATCGCCAACACGCTGTTCGGTCTGGCTACCATGCTCATCGCGGTGCCGACCGGTATCAAAATCTTCAACTGGCTGCTCACCATGTGGGGCGGGCAAATCCGCTTCACGACAGCCAACCTGTGGGCGGTTGGATTCATCCCGACCTTTACCATCGGCGGGATGACAGGGGTCATGCTCGCGATTCCGCCGGCTGACTACCAATACCATGACAGCTACTTCGTAGTTGCCCACTTCCACTACGTTATCGTAGGGGGTCTCGTGTTCGGACTCTTCTCGGGGCTGTACTACTGGTGGCCAAAAATGTTCGGGAAGCTGCTCAACGAAACGCTGGGGAAATGGAACTTCTGGACGTTCTTCATCGGTTTCCACCTGACGTTCTTCCCGCAGCACTTCCTGGGTCTGATGGGGATGCCTCGCCGCGTATTCACGTACCTGAAGGATCAAAACCTCGACCTGGGCAACTTCATCAGTACGATTGGCGCATTCGGTATGACGATCGGTACGATCCTGTTCGTCGTCAACATCTTCGTCACGGCAGCCAGCTCCAAGCGCGCTCCTGCTGACCCGTGGGACGGACGTTCTCTGGAATGGGCGATTCCATCGCCGCCGCCAGAGTACAACTTTGCACAGACTCCGCTGGTACGCGGTCTGGATGCGTTCTGGATCGAGAAAGTGGCTGGCAACAAAGGCATGACGCCTGCGGAACCGCTCGGCGACATCCACATGCCATCGCCTTCGTTCCTGCCGTTTCTGATGTCCGTCGGTCTGTTCATCGCAGGCTACGGCTTCATGTACCACAACTACGTGGTAGTCGTGATCGGTCTGCTGGTAACATTCGCTTGCATGTTTACCCGTTCCGTAAAAGACGATCCGGGTTATCATATTCATGAGGACGAAATTGAGGAGAAAGGGGTTAAGGCTTAA
- a CDS encoding PaaI family thioesterase — MTEESRNRFNQYLGIEVVHQDEQGCKVALKIRPELYNSIDGVVHGGVTSTLADVAMGHGAAPHVDGVQQCVTVESKIQYLYPARGELLEAQSYVLKRGKTLIIMEARVTCDGKLVAVATGTYARTKQG, encoded by the coding sequence ATGACGGAAGAAAGCCGCAACCGGTTCAACCAGTATTTGGGGATAGAAGTAGTTCATCAGGATGAGCAGGGGTGCAAGGTCGCTCTGAAAATTCGCCCCGAGCTGTACAACAGCATTGACGGGGTCGTGCACGGGGGAGTCACTTCCACACTGGCTGACGTCGCGATGGGGCACGGCGCTGCGCCGCATGTGGACGGCGTACAGCAATGCGTCACGGTGGAGAGCAAGATCCAGTATTTGTACCCTGCAAGAGGAGAGCTCCTCGAAGCGCAGTCCTATGTGCTCAAAAGAGGCAAGACGCTGATCATCATGGAGGCGCGCGTCACCTGCGACGGCAAGCTCGTGGCAGTAGCCACAGGGACGTATGCCCGAACCAAGCAGGGGTAA
- a CDS encoding cytochrome C oxidase subunit IV family protein, with the protein MGAHTEEVRKPKVKHDSPKRHLVAFIGSLVLTALAFIAVAFEVIPAGFTVPFIVVLAFVQAFFQLFVWMHMDQKGHEFARISIFAGLFVILLAVIVFVFWVWI; encoded by the coding sequence ATGGGGGCACATACAGAAGAAGTGCGCAAGCCTAAAGTGAAGCACGACAGTCCGAAACGACACCTCGTTGCTTTCATCGGTTCTCTGGTATTGACGGCGCTCGCGTTTATCGCAGTGGCCTTCGAAGTGATCCCGGCAGGCTTTACGGTGCCATTCATCGTGGTGCTGGCATTTGTTCAAGCCTTCTTCCAGCTCTTTGTCTGGATGCACATGGACCAAAAAGGTCACGAATTTGCGCGGATCAGCATTTTTGCAGGGTTGTTTGTCATCCTGCTCGCGGTCATCGTGTTTGTGTTCTGGGTCTGGATCTAA
- a CDS encoding EthD family reductase, with product MVKLVAIYRKPEDAEAFDKHYEEVHTPLVKKMPGLIKLEVNKIYGTPMGESDLHLIAEMHFESKEALLEALSSPEGRAAGKDLRGFAGPLVSMHFAEVV from the coding sequence ATGGTGAAATTGGTGGCTATCTATCGCAAACCGGAGGATGCCGAGGCATTTGACAAGCACTACGAGGAAGTCCATACGCCGCTGGTGAAGAAAATGCCGGGCTTGATCAAGCTGGAAGTCAACAAAATATACGGTACGCCGATGGGCGAGAGCGATCTGCACCTGATTGCGGAAATGCACTTCGAATCCAAAGAGGCACTATTGGAAGCGCTGTCATCCCCTGAGGGACGCGCAGCCGGAAAAGACCTGCGCGGATTTGCCGGGCCACTAGTATCTATGCACTTTGCCGAAGTGGTATAA
- a CDS encoding thiolase family protein: MATREEVYVAAAVRTPIGKLGGSLKDTPIDDLTAIVLNGALHQAGQTGEAVDGVIMGNVISAGPFINIARVGLLKAGLPESVPGLTVNRVCASGLEAVNLAAQSIQAGHSSVMLAGGVENLTRAPYIMEKFEQPYQRGNQTLMESFGGPRSAPVSLYGELTMGDTAENVAERFGISREDQDLFAMESQRRAVAAIDAGLFREEIVPVTLRGKKGEETVFDKDEFPRRDTSLESLAKLRPAFRKNGTVTAGNSSGINDGAAALLLMSKEKLRESGLAPLGRIVHFAAAGVDPRIMGIGPVAAIRKLLAEVGMTVDQIDLFELNEAFASQSLACMRELGLPADRTNVNGGAIALGHPLGCSGARLAGTILYELRRRKARYGVVSLCIGGGQGLATLVEAL, from the coding sequence ATGGCGACACGGGAGGAAGTCTACGTAGCGGCTGCGGTCCGCACGCCGATCGGCAAGCTGGGCGGCAGTCTCAAGGATACGCCGATCGACGACTTGACCGCGATCGTATTGAACGGCGCGCTCCATCAAGCCGGACAGACGGGGGAAGCCGTGGATGGCGTGATTATGGGCAATGTCATTTCGGCGGGGCCGTTCATCAACATCGCCCGGGTAGGGCTGCTCAAGGCTGGTTTGCCGGAAAGCGTGCCGGGACTGACCGTTAACCGGGTGTGCGCTTCCGGGCTGGAGGCGGTCAACCTGGCGGCGCAATCGATCCAGGCCGGACACAGCAGCGTGATGCTGGCAGGCGGAGTCGAAAATCTCACGCGGGCTCCATACATCATGGAGAAGTTCGAACAGCCCTACCAAAGAGGAAATCAGACCCTGATGGAATCGTTCGGCGGGCCGCGCTCGGCGCCGGTATCCCTCTACGGGGAGCTGACGATGGGCGATACGGCGGAAAACGTGGCGGAGCGGTTCGGGATCAGCCGCGAGGACCAGGACTTGTTCGCGATGGAGAGCCAGCGCCGTGCGGTAGCCGCAATCGACGCGGGGCTGTTTCGCGAGGAGATCGTCCCTGTGACCTTGCGGGGGAAAAAAGGCGAGGAAACAGTTTTTGACAAGGACGAATTCCCGCGCCGCGACACCAGCCTGGAGTCGCTCGCCAAGCTGCGACCGGCGTTTCGCAAAAACGGCACGGTCACAGCCGGCAATTCTTCCGGAATCAACGATGGGGCAGCCGCCTTGCTGCTGATGAGCAAGGAAAAGCTGCGTGAGTCCGGACTCGCTCCGCTTGGCCGGATCGTCCACTTCGCAGCGGCGGGCGTAGACCCGCGCATCATGGGGATCGGGCCAGTCGCTGCCATTCGCAAGCTGCTGGCGGAGGTGGGGATGACCGTCGATCAGATCGACCTGTTCGAGCTGAACGAAGCCTTTGCGTCTCAATCGCTCGCCTGCATGCGCGAGCTGGGCTTGCCTGCGGATCGTACCAATGTAAACGGCGGGGCGATCGCTCTGGGTCATCCGCTCGGATGCAGCGGCGCCAGGCTGGCCGGGACGATTTTGTACGAGCTGCGCCGGCGGAAGGCCCGGTATGGAGTCGTGTCCTTGTGCATCGGCGGCGGCCAGGGGCTGGCTACATTGGTGGAAGCGTTGTAG
- a CDS encoding enoyl-CoA hydratase-related protein, giving the protein MTYECISVAREDRVGIVTLNRPKILNALNLQLVSELVHELERLDNDPDIGAILLTGGDKAFAAGADINEMAEASAIEIMKRDQFAVWDRISRISKPIVGAVSGFALGGGCELMMNCDIVIASETAVIGQPEIKLGVMPGAGGTQRLVRAVGLRKAMEMLLTGEPISAQEALRCGLVNRVVPVEAYFREALKLAKQIAAQPPLAVQVIKKAALKAEDLPLQDGMDYERNGFYLLLASEDRREGMQAFLEKRKPRFTGN; this is encoded by the coding sequence GTGACGTATGAGTGCATTTCCGTGGCTCGCGAGGACAGGGTCGGCATTGTCACTCTCAATCGACCGAAAATTCTCAATGCGTTGAATTTGCAGCTGGTCAGCGAGCTCGTCCATGAGCTGGAGCGGCTGGACAACGATCCAGACATCGGGGCTATTTTGCTCACGGGAGGCGACAAGGCGTTTGCGGCGGGAGCCGACATCAACGAAATGGCGGAAGCGTCGGCGATCGAAATCATGAAGCGCGACCAGTTTGCCGTCTGGGATCGCATCTCCCGCATTTCCAAGCCGATCGTCGGCGCGGTCAGCGGATTCGCTCTCGGAGGCGGCTGCGAGCTCATGATGAACTGCGACATCGTGATTGCCTCGGAGACGGCGGTGATCGGACAGCCGGAAATCAAGCTGGGCGTGATGCCGGGCGCTGGCGGTACCCAGCGTCTCGTGCGGGCAGTGGGACTGCGGAAGGCGATGGAAATGCTGCTCACAGGCGAGCCGATTTCCGCGCAGGAAGCCTTGCGCTGCGGACTGGTCAACCGTGTCGTGCCGGTCGAGGCGTACTTCCGCGAGGCGCTTAAGCTGGCGAAGCAAATCGCCGCGCAGCCGCCGCTCGCTGTACAAGTCATCAAAAAGGCGGCGCTCAAAGCGGAGGACCTGCCCCTGCAGGATGGCATGGACTACGAACGAAACGGCTTTTACTTGCTGCTCGCAAGCGAAGATCGCAGGGAAGGCATGCAAGCCTTTTTGGAAAAGCGCAAACCCCGGTTCACGGGAAACTAG
- a CDS encoding 3-hydroxyacyl-CoA dehydrogenase NAD-binding domain-containing protein, protein MGAGIALVCARRGYRVELLDANQAVLDKALGYLRSVLSKDVEKGKISGEQKEQTLERVQFVSDMQQLEACDIVIEAVPERLDLKKTIFGELSRICKSEALLLTNTSSISITEIAGGLPHPERILGFHFFNPAPVMPLVEVIRGKKSSEENVQAAYRFAEELGKVPVLVTDTPGFIVNRIARPYYNEALRILGDNVAGVEQIDRIMKKAGGFKMGPFELQDMIGIDINFATTQSVYTDFFHEGRFKPSRIQQRMVQAGSLGRKTGDGFYDYSK, encoded by the coding sequence ATGGGAGCGGGGATCGCTCTCGTCTGTGCCCGCCGTGGATACCGTGTCGAACTGCTGGATGCGAATCAGGCCGTATTGGATAAAGCGCTCGGGTACTTGCGGAGCGTGCTGTCCAAGGACGTGGAAAAAGGCAAGATCAGCGGCGAGCAAAAAGAGCAGACGCTGGAGCGTGTACAGTTCGTCTCCGACATGCAGCAGCTGGAGGCTTGCGACATCGTCATCGAAGCAGTGCCGGAGCGGCTGGATCTGAAAAAGACCATATTCGGCGAGCTTTCCCGAATCTGCAAAAGCGAAGCGTTGCTTTTAACCAATACCTCCTCCATTTCCATCACGGAAATAGCCGGAGGGCTGCCGCACCCCGAGCGCATTCTCGGGTTTCATTTTTTCAACCCTGCGCCAGTCATGCCCCTGGTGGAAGTGATCCGCGGGAAGAAGTCCAGCGAAGAAAATGTGCAGGCGGCGTATCGCTTTGCGGAGGAGCTGGGGAAGGTGCCGGTGCTCGTGACCGATACCCCTGGTTTCATCGTCAATCGCATCGCCCGACCTTACTATAATGAAGCATTGCGTATACTCGGTGACAACGTTGCGGGTGTCGAGCAAATCGATCGGATCATGAAGAAAGCCGGCGGTTTCAAAATGGGGCCGTTTGAGCTGCAGGACATGATCGGAATCGACATCAACTTCGCCACGACGCAATCGGTCTACACCGATTTCTTCCACGAAGGACGATTCAAGCCCAGCCGGATCCAGCAGCGGATGGTACAGGCAGGCAGCTTGGGCAGAAAGACGGGGGATGGCTTCTATGACTACAGCAAATAA
- a CDS encoding hotdog fold thioesterase — MIDERAVHQKHYDEICEKLAQDQFAQFLGMKLLQLGEGTATAELTVADHMLNAHGTAHGAVIFSLADFVFAAACNSYGKTSVALSMNIGFLAAGFKGNRLVATATEEKKNNRTAWYRIRVESENGLVATLDALAYRKNEYFVPVEDEEA; from the coding sequence ATGATCGACGAGCGCGCGGTCCATCAAAAGCATTACGACGAGATCTGTGAAAAGCTGGCACAGGACCAGTTCGCGCAATTTTTGGGGATGAAGCTGCTACAATTGGGAGAAGGGACGGCCACAGCGGAATTGACGGTAGCCGACCACATGCTGAATGCGCACGGGACGGCACACGGGGCCGTGATCTTTTCACTGGCGGATTTCGTATTTGCGGCAGCGTGCAATTCATATGGCAAGACGTCTGTGGCCTTGTCGATGAACATCGGTTTTTTAGCGGCCGGCTTCAAAGGAAACCGTCTTGTGGCGACTGCGACGGAGGAAAAGAAAAACAATCGCACGGCCTGGTACCGAATTCGCGTGGAAAGCGAGAACGGTCTGGTAGCTACACTGGATGCGCTGGCTTACCGCAAAAACGAATACTTCGTACCGGTCGAGGATGAGGAAGCATAG
- a CDS encoding enoyl-CoA hydratase-related protein — protein MKQDTVRFERAGHAGVITLNRPDELNALNYDTLDRLDEIIEEIRASSKDIRVVMVKAEGRAFCAGADLKERRTLTEQQVRRNVRKIRDVFTALERLPQPSIALINGFAFGGGFELALACDFRYAAAEAKMGLTEVSLGIIPGAGGTQRLSRLIGPSKAKELILTARRISAAEAYELGIVNGVAGDVGQLNELAAGLAKEILANAPLAVYQAKAAIDRGCSVDLQTGLDLETMCYEVIIPTKDRLEALEAFREKRKPVFTGE, from the coding sequence ATGAAGCAGGATACGGTGCGCTTTGAGAGGGCCGGACACGCAGGGGTGATCACCCTGAACCGTCCCGACGAGCTGAACGCGTTGAACTATGATACACTGGACCGTTTGGACGAGATCATCGAGGAGATTCGGGCCAGCTCCAAGGACATCCGCGTAGTGATGGTCAAAGCAGAAGGACGGGCTTTTTGCGCCGGCGCCGACTTGAAGGAGCGCCGGACGTTGACGGAGCAGCAGGTGCGCCGAAACGTACGCAAAATCCGGGACGTATTCACCGCCCTGGAGCGGCTCCCGCAGCCGTCGATTGCACTCATCAACGGCTTTGCGTTCGGAGGAGGCTTCGAGCTGGCGCTGGCTTGCGATTTTCGCTACGCGGCGGCGGAGGCAAAAATGGGCTTGACCGAAGTGAGCCTGGGGATCATTCCCGGTGCGGGCGGCACGCAGCGATTGTCGCGGTTGATCGGCCCTTCCAAGGCCAAGGAGCTGATCTTGACTGCACGCCGCATTTCGGCCGCTGAAGCGTACGAGCTCGGAATTGTGAACGGTGTGGCCGGGGATGTCGGGCAGTTGAACGAGCTGGCGGCAGGGCTGGCGAAGGAGATCCTCGCCAATGCGCCTCTGGCAGTTTACCAGGCGAAGGCGGCCATTGATCGAGGATGTAGCGTCGATTTGCAAACCGGACTGGATCTGGAGACGATGTGCTACGAGGTCATCATCCCGACCAAAGACAGGCTGGAGGCACTGGAAGCTTTTCGCGAGAAGAGAAAGCCGGTATTTACAGGCGAGTGA
- a CDS encoding cytochrome c oxidase subunit 3 codes for MATHHANAVLPDEPEKATLEGKNKLLGFWLFLGGETVLFGSLFATFIALRDQTNGGPTSQQLFDMPLVAAATLLLLTSSMTAVMATLALHKKNLKQIQVWLTITVLLGLGFLGLEIYEFMHYVHEGHKISTSAFGSSFYTLVGFHGGHVAFGILWIVLLQLSATKKGLTVVTAPKFYLASLYWHFIDVVWVFIFTVVYLMGMIGGKVG; via the coding sequence ATGGCTACACATCATGCAAATGCAGTATTGCCTGACGAACCGGAAAAAGCCACCCTTGAGGGCAAGAACAAGCTTCTTGGCTTCTGGCTCTTCCTCGGTGGGGAGACTGTTCTCTTCGGTTCCTTGTTTGCTACATTCATTGCGCTCCGCGACCAAACAAACGGCGGTCCAACTTCGCAGCAGCTGTTCGACATGCCGCTGGTCGCGGCAGCGACTCTGCTTCTGTTGACCAGTTCCATGACTGCCGTAATGGCTACCTTGGCTCTGCACAAGAAAAACCTGAAGCAAATCCAGGTGTGGCTGACCATCACCGTACTGCTCGGCCTGGGCTTCCTCGGTCTGGAAATTTACGAGTTCATGCACTATGTGCACGAAGGACACAAGATCTCGACAAGCGCGTTCGGTTCTTCCTTCTACACGCTGGTCGGATTCCACGGGGGTCACGTAGCGTTCGGGATTCTCTGGATCGTCCTTCTGCAATTGTCCGCAACGAAAAAAGGCCTGACTGTGGTTACCGCTCCGAAGTTCTACTTGGCTTCCCTGTACTGGCACTTTATTGACGTCGTATGGGTATTCATCTTTACCGTGGTGTATCTCATGGGTATGATCGGTGGAAAGGTGGGATAA
- a CDS encoding enoyl-CoA hydratase-related protein gives MYETICYEVSEGVAVVTLNRPDKFNAFTEKMNKEITDALKQAQKDPKVRCLLLTGAGRAFNAGQDLGDVAGGDVDYGAFLRERYNPMILQFQKTEKPIIAAVNGVAAGAGMSVALACDIRLASERASFVSSFVNIGLVPDSGGCYFLPRIIGMGKALELAMTGEKVSAAEALRIGLVNQVYPAESFQEDALAYARKLAALPTRAIGLIKRTMYKGLEMNLEETLAYEAFAQEAAGSTEDHREGVAAFMEKRAPRFTGR, from the coding sequence ATGTACGAGACCATTTGCTATGAAGTGTCGGAAGGTGTAGCAGTCGTGACATTGAACCGTCCGGACAAGTTCAACGCCTTTACGGAGAAAATGAACAAGGAAATCACGGATGCCTTGAAGCAGGCGCAAAAGGATCCAAAGGTGCGCTGTCTCTTGCTGACGGGGGCGGGCCGCGCGTTCAACGCGGGCCAGGACCTTGGCGATGTGGCAGGCGGGGACGTGGATTACGGCGCCTTTTTGCGGGAGCGGTACAACCCGATGATTCTCCAGTTTCAAAAAACGGAAAAGCCGATCATCGCGGCGGTAAACGGCGTAGCGGCGGGAGCGGGGATGAGCGTGGCGCTCGCTTGCGACATCCGCCTCGCTTCCGAAAGGGCGTCGTTTGTGAGTTCGTTTGTCAACATCGGGCTGGTGCCTGACTCCGGGGGCTGCTACTTCTTGCCGCGCATCATCGGAATGGGCAAAGCGCTGGAGCTGGCCATGACGGGTGAAAAGGTATCGGCCGCTGAAGCGCTGCGGATCGGACTGGTAAATCAGGTGTATCCGGCGGAGAGCTTTCAGGAGGACGCGCTGGCGTATGCGCGCAAGCTCGCAGCCCTGCCCACTCGCGCTATCGGCTTGATCAAGCGGACGATGTACAAAGGGCTCGAGATGAACCTGGAAGAGACGCTCGCCTACGAAGCTTTCGCACAGGAGGCGGCTGGCAGCACGGAGGATCACCGGGAAGGGGTAGCCGCCTTCATGGAAAAGCGCGCTCCCCGTTTTACGGGACGATAG
- the paaK gene encoding phenylacetate--CoA ligase PaaK, with product MIFNVEMETLSRDKMTELQLKRLQETVKRVYERVPFHKKAFDEAGVKPEDIQSIEDLQKLPFMKKTDLRENYPFKLFAVDMKEVARIHGSSGTKGKPTVVGYTKNDLDNWAEIVARAICCAGGEPGDIFHNAYGYGLFTGGLGLHNGIERMGAVAVPVSGGNTPRQITLIEDFQPRGLSGTPSYVLNIVEEMKKQGINPRETSLKYGIFGAEPWSEEMRAQLEEALDIKAVDIYGLSEVMGPGVSIECHEAQDGLHIAEDHFIAEIIDPQTGEVLPYGQEGELVFTSLTKEAFPVIRYRTGDIASLHPEPCKCGRTTMRMSRIKGRVDDMLIIRGVNVFPTEIEAVLLTFKELAPHYQVVIERDGALDRFEVHCELAPEYMSEIGSADNPALGSLVKQIGHMIKCSLGVSVVVRILSPNSLVRSESKAIRVVDNRNKTQAAI from the coding sequence ATGATCTTTAACGTGGAAATGGAAACGCTGTCAAGGGATAAAATGACAGAATTGCAGCTGAAGCGTCTGCAAGAAACCGTGAAGCGTGTGTATGAGCGGGTCCCCTTTCATAAAAAGGCGTTTGATGAAGCTGGCGTGAAGCCGGAAGACATTCAATCGATCGAGGACCTGCAAAAGCTTCCGTTCATGAAGAAGACGGACCTGCGTGAAAACTATCCGTTCAAGCTGTTCGCCGTCGACATGAAAGAAGTCGCGCGCATCCACGGTTCGTCTGGCACCAAAGGAAAGCCGACCGTAGTGGGCTACACGAAAAACGATCTGGACAACTGGGCGGAAATCGTGGCGCGGGCCATTTGCTGCGCAGGCGGGGAGCCGGGCGACATCTTCCACAACGCCTACGGCTACGGTCTGTTTACCGGCGGTTTGGGGCTGCACAACGGCATCGAGCGGATGGGCGCAGTCGCGGTTCCCGTATCAGGCGGCAATACACCTCGTCAAATCACGCTGATCGAAGACTTCCAGCCACGCGGACTGTCCGGCACTCCTTCTTATGTTCTCAACATCGTCGAGGAAATGAAAAAGCAAGGGATCAATCCCCGCGAAACCAGTCTCAAATACGGCATTTTCGGGGCAGAGCCATGGTCGGAAGAGATGCGCGCCCAGCTGGAGGAGGCACTCGACATCAAGGCCGTCGACATTTACGGGCTGAGCGAGGTCATGGGGCCAGGGGTATCCATCGAGTGCCACGAGGCCCAGGATGGCCTGCATATCGCAGAAGACCATTTCATCGCGGAGATTATCGATCCGCAGACAGGCGAGGTGCTGCCGTATGGACAAGAAGGCGAGCTGGTCTTTACCTCCCTGACGAAGGAAGCCTTCCCGGTCATTCGATACCGAACCGGGGACATCGCCTCCCTCCATCCGGAGCCATGCAAATGCGGCCGCACGACGATGCGCATGTCCCGCATCAAAGGCCGCGTAGACGACATGCTGATCATCCGCGGGGTCAATGTGTTCCCTACGGAAATCGAAGCGGTTCTCCTTACCTTCAAAGAGCTGGCGCCGCACTATCAGGTGGTCATCGAACGCGACGGAGCCTTGGACCGCTTTGAAGTCCACTGTGAGCTGGCGCCGGAATACATGAGTGAGATTGGTTCCGCCGATAACCCAGCTCTGGGGTCTCTCGTCAAGCAAATCGGCCACATGATCAAATGCTCCCTTGGCGTTTCTGTCGTAGTGCGCATACTGTCGCCGAATTCCCTCGTCCGGAGCGAGAGCAAGGCGATCCGGGTCGTGGACAACCGCAACAAGACGCAAGCGGCGATCTAA